In Sporichthya polymorpha DSM 43042, a genomic segment contains:
- a CDS encoding chemotaxis protein CheA, with protein sequence MSDRPVFADGLDDIAQEFLIESYENLDELDRALVALEREPDSQPLLASVFRTIHTIKGTSGFLAFNRLEAVTHVGENVLSKLRDGELALTPQITTVLLQMVDTVRALLASIETTGVEGDIDVEAVSAALAGCLEPAPLVPAPRDEVEPAPAPVAEAAPDPAPEPEPAPEPVLSFETAALGNAPMDTADHDEEHARRSVADSSIRVDVGLLDQLMRMVGELVLTRNQVVQYVGETQHTELQRASQRLNLIATELQEGVMKTRMQPIDQVWSRLPRVVRDLGAQCGKSVRLVMEGRETELDRTLLEAVKDPLTHLVRNAIDHGLEAPEVRTAAGKPAEGTLSLRAYHEGGQVVVEVGDDGRGIDPAKVAAKAIENGLVSRDQLSRMSEREIADLVFRPGFSTAAAVSNISGRGVGMDVVRTNIEKIGGTVDLASEIGVGTTVRVRIPLTLAIIPALVVGQAGDTYAIPQANLLELVRLEGEAATSGIEHVAGAPVYRLRGTLLPLVYLDEQLGLPAPAEREALNIVVLAADNTHFGLVVEEIRDTQEIVVRPLSRQIKHVEAFAGATITGDGKVALILDVAGIAQRATHQTVAATAARMTETERGRTTETTRLLICQVGADRRLALPMTDVARLEEFGVDQVEKAGNADVVQYRGDLLRLVHVGPLLGMGSAKSDAETYSVVVHRHENDAAVGLVVDSILDVIEEEVVLSAVGARRGLAGSAVLQSRVTDIVDVPALVAATQEN encoded by the coding sequence GTGAGTGATCGGCCGGTGTTCGCCGACGGGTTGGACGACATCGCGCAGGAGTTCCTGATCGAGAGCTACGAGAACCTCGACGAACTCGACCGCGCGTTGGTCGCGCTGGAGCGCGAGCCCGACTCGCAGCCCCTGCTCGCGTCCGTCTTCCGCACGATTCACACGATCAAGGGCACGAGCGGCTTCCTCGCGTTCAACCGCCTCGAGGCCGTGACCCACGTGGGCGAGAACGTCCTGTCCAAGCTCCGCGACGGCGAACTCGCGCTCACCCCCCAGATCACGACGGTCCTGCTGCAGATGGTCGACACCGTCCGCGCGCTGCTCGCCAGCATCGAGACCACCGGCGTCGAGGGTGACATCGACGTCGAGGCCGTCTCCGCCGCCCTGGCCGGCTGCCTCGAGCCCGCCCCGCTCGTCCCCGCGCCCCGCGACGAGGTCGAGCCGGCCCCTGCCCCCGTCGCCGAGGCCGCCCCGGACCCCGCTCCCGAACCCGAGCCCGCTCCCGAGCCGGTGCTGTCGTTCGAGACCGCCGCTCTCGGGAACGCGCCGATGGACACCGCCGACCACGACGAGGAGCACGCCCGTCGCAGCGTCGCGGACTCCAGCATCCGGGTCGACGTGGGTCTGCTCGACCAGCTGATGCGCATGGTCGGGGAGCTCGTGCTGACGCGGAACCAGGTCGTCCAGTACGTCGGCGAGACCCAGCACACCGAGCTCCAGCGCGCGAGCCAGCGGCTGAACCTGATCGCGACCGAGCTGCAGGAAGGCGTCATGAAGACGCGCATGCAGCCGATCGACCAGGTCTGGTCCCGGCTCCCCCGCGTCGTCCGCGACCTCGGCGCGCAGTGCGGCAAGTCCGTCCGCCTCGTCATGGAGGGGCGGGAGACCGAGCTCGACCGGACCCTGCTCGAAGCGGTCAAGGACCCGCTGACGCACCTGGTCCGCAACGCGATCGACCACGGCCTGGAGGCCCCCGAGGTACGCACCGCGGCCGGCAAGCCCGCCGAGGGTACGTTGAGCCTGCGGGCGTACCACGAGGGCGGCCAGGTCGTGGTCGAGGTCGGCGACGACGGTCGCGGCATCGACCCCGCCAAGGTGGCGGCCAAGGCGATCGAGAACGGCCTGGTCTCCCGCGACCAGCTCTCGCGGATGAGCGAGCGCGAGATCGCGGACCTCGTCTTCCGGCCGGGCTTCTCCACCGCCGCGGCCGTGTCGAACATCTCCGGTCGCGGAGTCGGGATGGACGTCGTCCGCACGAACATCGAGAAGATCGGCGGCACCGTCGACCTCGCGTCCGAGATCGGCGTCGGCACCACGGTGCGCGTCCGCATCCCGCTGACGCTCGCGATCATCCCCGCGCTGGTCGTCGGCCAGGCCGGCGACACCTACGCGATCCCGCAGGCGAACCTGCTCGAGCTGGTGCGCCTGGAGGGCGAGGCCGCGACCTCCGGCATCGAGCACGTCGCCGGTGCCCCGGTCTACCGGCTGCGCGGGACGCTGCTGCCGCTCGTCTACCTCGACGAGCAGCTCGGCCTGCCGGCCCCGGCGGAACGCGAGGCGCTGAACATCGTCGTCCTCGCCGCGGACAACACGCACTTCGGCCTCGTGGTCGAGGAGATTCGCGACACCCAGGAGATCGTGGTCCGCCCGCTGTCCCGCCAGATCAAGCACGTCGAGGCCTTCGCGGGCGCGACGATCACCGGCGACGGCAAGGTCGCGCTGATCCTCGACGTCGCCGGCATCGCGCAGCGTGCGACGCACCAGACGGTGGCCGCCACCGCCGCCCGTATGACCGAGACCGAACGCGGCCGCACCACCGAGACGACCCGCCTGCTGATCTGCCAGGTCGGCGCCGACCGCCGCCTCGCGCTGCCGATGACCGACGTCGCGCGGCTGGAGGAGTTCGGCGTCGACCAGGTCGAGAAGGCCGGCAACGCCGACGTCGTGCAGTACCGCGGCGACCTGCTCCGCCTGGTCCACGTCGGGCCGCTGCTCGGGATGGGCTCGGCGAAGTCCGACGCGGAGACGTACTCGGTCGTCGTCCACCGGCACGAGAACGACGCGGCCGTGGGTCTCGTCGTCGACAGCATCCTCGACGTGATCGAGGAGGAGGTCGTCCTCTCCGCCGTCGGCGCCCGCCGCGGCCTGGCCGGTTCCGCGGTCCTGCAGTCGCGGGTCACCGACATCGTCGACGTCCCGGCGCTCGTCGCCGCGACCCAGGAGAACTGA
- a CDS encoding chemotaxis protein CheW, whose protein sequence is MNQPRQLCTFTVDDLYLGVDVMEVQEVIRYQEMTAVPLAPEVVRGLINLRGQIVTALDLRRMLDLPPLEGDELPTNVVIRDGADEAVSLLVDQIGDVVDTDPADFEPPPPTLSGPARDLVLGAYKLPHALLLVLDTERVQNSQRPAAARV, encoded by the coding sequence ATGAATCAGCCCCGTCAGCTCTGCACCTTCACCGTCGACGACCTCTACCTGGGCGTGGACGTCATGGAGGTGCAGGAGGTCATCCGCTACCAGGAGATGACCGCCGTGCCGCTCGCGCCCGAGGTCGTGCGCGGCTTGATCAACCTGCGCGGCCAGATCGTCACCGCCCTCGACCTGCGCCGGATGCTCGACCTCCCGCCGCTGGAGGGCGACGAGCTGCCGACCAACGTCGTCATCCGCGACGGTGCCGACGAGGCGGTCAGCCTGCTCGTCGACCAGATCGGCGACGTCGTCGACACCGACCCAGCCGACTTCGAGCCGCCCCCGCCGACCCTGTCCGGCCCCGCCCGCGACCTCGTGCTCGGCGCCTACAAACTCCCGCACGCGCTGCTCCTCGTGCTGGACACCGAACGCGTTCAGAACTCCCAGCGACCCGCCGCGGCGCGGGTCTGA
- a CDS encoding methyl-accepting chemotaxis protein: protein MSSTTANNRAQSVPAPARGGRPASAKAKAASAELDLASLRSVIDNVPSRVMLCDRDLVVRYVNKASMEGLKELEEFLPISADEILGANIDIFHKNPAFQRGILASPENLPRKNYIQVGPQTLDLAVQPIFDDNGVYVGAMASWENVTEQLATEAARRDAEIDATAVNKVLTELAAARSNDEAVQLALDSVREAYGWAYSSFWSLDPADQSLKFAQESGNAGEEFARVTRTASFKEGVGLSGRAWKNRDLFFTPDIGEMTDCVRAPIAQRVGVKSGVCFPILVDGDVVGTMDFFMLETLEPTPQRLDALRNVGRLVSQAIERIRKEEADRAAGEALRAQVDQMLDVVSAAAAGDLTRDITVSGDDAIGQMGEGLSAFLGTLRSSMSEIGQTAQALAAAGEELSAVSEQMISNATSTSSQAESASGISSEVASNIETVATAAEQMTASIAEIARNASSAADVAGQAVDGAASANRTVSNLGDSSQEIGKVIKVITSIAQQTNLLALNATIEAARAGEAGKGFAVVANEVKELAKETARATEDISGKIEAIQADTTSAVTAIGQISTIINQISDIQNTISSAVEEQTATTNEIARSVSSAASGSGEISRSIGTVAEAAQSTRQGAEDSQRAAAELAAMAAELQRLLGQFQF from the coding sequence ATGTCCAGCACCACCGCGAACAACCGGGCCCAGTCCGTGCCGGCTCCTGCCCGCGGCGGCCGCCCGGCTTCCGCCAAGGCCAAAGCCGCGAGCGCCGAGCTCGACCTCGCCTCGCTCCGCTCGGTGATCGACAACGTCCCGTCGCGCGTCATGCTCTGCGACCGCGACCTGGTCGTCCGCTACGTCAACAAGGCTTCGATGGAGGGGCTGAAGGAGCTCGAGGAGTTCCTCCCGATCTCGGCCGACGAGATCCTCGGCGCGAACATCGACATCTTCCACAAGAACCCGGCGTTCCAGCGCGGCATCCTCGCCTCGCCGGAGAATCTCCCGCGCAAGAACTACATCCAGGTCGGACCCCAGACCCTCGACCTCGCGGTGCAGCCGATCTTCGACGACAACGGCGTCTACGTCGGCGCGATGGCGTCGTGGGAGAACGTCACCGAGCAGCTCGCCACCGAGGCCGCCCGCCGCGACGCCGAGATCGACGCCACCGCCGTCAACAAGGTCCTCACCGAGCTCGCCGCCGCGCGCAGCAACGACGAGGCCGTGCAGCTGGCGCTCGACTCGGTGCGTGAGGCCTACGGATGGGCGTACAGCTCGTTCTGGTCGCTCGACCCGGCCGACCAGTCGCTGAAGTTCGCGCAGGAGTCGGGCAACGCCGGCGAGGAGTTCGCCCGCGTCACCCGGACCGCCTCCTTCAAGGAGGGCGTCGGCCTCTCCGGTCGCGCGTGGAAGAACCGCGACCTGTTCTTCACCCCGGACATCGGCGAGATGACCGACTGCGTCCGCGCCCCGATCGCCCAGCGTGTGGGCGTGAAGTCCGGCGTCTGCTTCCCGATTCTCGTCGACGGTGACGTCGTCGGCACGATGGACTTCTTCATGCTCGAGACGCTCGAGCCGACCCCGCAGCGGCTCGACGCCCTGCGCAACGTCGGCCGTCTGGTCTCGCAGGCGATCGAGCGCATCCGCAAGGAGGAGGCCGACCGCGCCGCGGGCGAGGCGCTCCGCGCCCAGGTCGACCAGATGCTCGACGTCGTCTCCGCGGCCGCCGCCGGCGACCTGACCCGCGACATCACCGTCTCCGGGGACGACGCGATCGGGCAGATGGGCGAGGGCCTGTCCGCGTTCCTCGGCACGCTGCGCTCGTCGATGTCGGAGATCGGGCAGACCGCGCAGGCGCTGGCCGCCGCGGGCGAGGAGCTCTCCGCGGTGTCGGAGCAGATGATCTCCAACGCGACCTCCACGTCCTCGCAGGCCGAGTCGGCGTCGGGGATCTCGTCCGAGGTCGCCTCGAACATCGAAACGGTCGCGACCGCCGCCGAGCAGATGACGGCCTCCATCGCGGAGATCGCGCGCAACGCCTCCTCCGCGGCGGACGTCGCGGGGCAGGCCGTCGACGGCGCCGCATCCGCCAACCGCACCGTGTCGAACCTCGGCGACTCGTCGCAGGAGATCGGCAAGGTCATCAAGGTCATCACCTCGATCGCGCAGCAGACCAACCTGCTCGCGCTCAACGCGACCATCGAGGCCGCGCGCGCCGGCGAGGCGGGCAAGGGCTTCGCGGTGGTGGCGAACGAGGTCAAGGAACTGGCCAAGGAGACGGCCCGGGCGACCGAGGACATCTCCGGGAAGATCGAGGCCATCCAGGCCGACACGACCTCCGCGGTCACCGCGATCGGTCAGATCTCCACGATCATCAACCAGATCTCGGACATCCAGAACACGATCTCCTCGGCCGTCGAGGAGCAGACCGCGACGACGAACGAGATCGCGCGCAGCGTCTCGTCCGCCGCCAGCGGCTCCGGCGAGATCTCCCGCAGCATCGGCACCGTCGCCGAGGCCGCCCAGAGCACCCGGCAGGGCGCCGAGGACAGCCAGCGCGCCGCCGCCGAGCTCGCGGCGATGGCTGCCGAGCTCCAGCGGCTCCTCGGTCAGTTCCAGTTCTGA
- the cheB gene encoding chemotaxis-specific protein-glutamate methyltransferase CheB, which translates to MPPIRVLVVDDTVVVRRLVADVIAGAEGIEVVGTAAHGQLALDQIPVCKPDVVTLDVEMPVMDGLTTLAEIRKRWPKLPVIMFSTLTSRGASATLDALALGANDYVTKPTALRDREAALAAVRSSLVPLLKLWGRVGAADARRAAAGPTAAPAPDLTVLPATPAQRRPELDGRPPLGVVIGVSTGGPVALSTVVPALPVDLGVPVVIVQHMPPVFTKLLAERLDAASALDVVEAADLMPLTPGRVYIAAGGFHLTMTTVRGMQVLRLDDGPMENSCKPAVDVTLRHAKALWGPRTLTVILTGMGSDGLAGARDLRAAGGRVIAQDAETSVVWGMPGAVAKAGVADAVLPLARIAPTIVDAVRGARPAVPTAAGGIR; encoded by the coding sequence ATGCCACCGATCCGCGTCCTCGTGGTCGACGACACCGTCGTCGTCCGCCGGCTGGTCGCTGACGTGATCGCCGGGGCCGAGGGCATCGAGGTGGTCGGGACGGCGGCACACGGGCAGCTCGCCCTGGACCAGATCCCGGTCTGCAAACCCGACGTCGTCACCCTCGACGTCGAGATGCCGGTGATGGACGGGCTGACCACGCTCGCGGAGATCCGCAAGCGGTGGCCGAAGCTGCCGGTGATCATGTTCAGCACGCTCACCTCGCGCGGGGCGTCGGCGACGCTCGACGCCCTCGCGCTGGGTGCGAACGACTACGTCACGAAGCCCACGGCGCTGCGGGACCGGGAGGCAGCGTTGGCCGCGGTGCGGTCCTCGCTGGTCCCGCTGCTCAAGCTGTGGGGCCGGGTCGGTGCCGCGGACGCTCGGCGGGCTGCCGCCGGGCCGACCGCGGCGCCGGCCCCGGACCTGACGGTCCTGCCCGCAACCCCCGCGCAGCGCCGGCCGGAGCTCGACGGCCGCCCGCCGCTGGGCGTCGTGATCGGCGTCTCGACGGGCGGCCCGGTGGCGCTGTCCACCGTGGTTCCGGCGCTGCCGGTCGACCTCGGCGTGCCCGTGGTGATCGTCCAGCACATGCCGCCGGTGTTCACCAAGCTGCTCGCTGAGCGGCTCGACGCGGCCAGCGCGCTCGACGTCGTCGAGGCGGCCGATCTGATGCCGCTGACGCCGGGCCGGGTCTACATCGCGGCCGGCGGCTTCCACCTCACGATGACAACGGTGCGGGGTATGCAGGTGCTGCGCCTCGATGACGGTCCGATGGAGAACTCCTGCAAGCCGGCCGTCGACGTGACGCTGCGTCACGCGAAGGCGTTGTGGGGTCCGCGGACCCTGACGGTGATCCTCACCGGCATGGGCAGCGACGGACTCGCCGGCGCGCGGGACCTCCGTGCCGCCGGCGGCCGCGTGATCGCCCAGGACGCGGAGACCTCGGTCGTCTGGGGCATGCCCGGCGCGGTGGCCAAGGCCGGCGTCGCCGACGCGGTGCTGCCGCTGGCCCGGATCGCGCCGACCATCGTCGACGCGGTGCGCGGCGCCAGACCCGCCGTCCCGACGGCCGCCGGGGGGATCAGATGA
- a CDS encoding CheR family methyltransferase → MTSTVTEATAADLKIVAQFVEGRSAILCPEDKYYLFEARLRPVLRKHELPGLAELAAALRTGPPPALAEAVIEAMTTNETSWFRDVHPFDAIRTGILPELIAARQGTRKLAVWSAACSTGQELYSLAMMLDLQFPEIAGWDVALHGTDINLEVVGQAKSARYSALEVNRGLPAQYLARYFEREGASYVLAERIRSRATFTQLNFVGPWPVLPRFDLVLCRNVLIYFDIEVRARIVRKIRDTLAPGGYLVLGSSETSIGDVDGFTRVVFGRTTVYRKEAR, encoded by the coding sequence ATGACCTCCACCGTCACCGAGGCCACCGCCGCGGACCTGAAGATCGTCGCGCAGTTCGTCGAGGGCCGCTCGGCGATCCTCTGCCCGGAGGACAAGTACTACCTGTTCGAGGCGCGACTGCGTCCGGTCCTGCGCAAGCACGAGCTGCCCGGCCTGGCCGAGCTCGCCGCCGCGCTGCGCACGGGTCCGCCGCCGGCGCTGGCCGAGGCCGTCATCGAGGCGATGACCACGAACGAGACGTCGTGGTTCCGCGACGTACACCCGTTCGACGCGATCCGCACCGGCATCCTGCCGGAGCTGATCGCCGCCCGGCAGGGCACGAGGAAGCTTGCGGTCTGGAGCGCGGCGTGCTCGACGGGGCAGGAGCTCTACAGCCTCGCGATGATGCTCGACCTCCAGTTCCCCGAGATCGCGGGCTGGGACGTCGCGCTGCACGGCACCGACATCAACCTCGAGGTGGTCGGGCAGGCGAAGTCCGCACGCTACTCGGCACTCGAGGTCAACCGCGGGCTCCCGGCCCAGTACCTCGCGCGGTACTTCGAGCGGGAGGGCGCGTCCTACGTCCTCGCCGAGCGGATCCGGTCGCGGGCGACGTTCACCCAGCTCAACTTCGTCGGGCCGTGGCCGGTGCTCCCGCGCTTCGACCTCGTGCTCTGCCGCAACGTGCTCATCTACTTCGACATCGAGGTCCGGGCGCGGATCGTCCGCAAGATCCGCGACACCCTCGCCCCCGGGGGCTACCTCGTGCTCGGCAGCTCGGAGACGTCCATCGGAGACGTCGACGGCTTCACCCGCGTCGTGTTCGGGCGCACCACCGTCTACCGAAAGGAAGCCCGCTGA
- a CDS encoding response regulator, with amino-acid sequence MLAMVIDDSRAMRAILRRIVTELGFECTEAGDGQEALDKMRAGEVPELCLVDWNMPVLDGLSFIQAVRATAEWRNITLMMVTTEGEQAQIVRALAAGAHEYVIKPFTPDAIEDKLQLLGLVGVRA; translated from the coding sequence ATGCTGGCCATGGTCATCGACGACTCCCGGGCGATGCGCGCCATCCTCCGCCGGATCGTCACCGAACTCGGCTTCGAGTGCACCGAGGCCGGCGACGGCCAGGAGGCGCTCGACAAGATGCGCGCCGGTGAGGTCCCCGAGCTCTGCCTCGTCGACTGGAACATGCCTGTCCTCGACGGGCTCTCGTTCATCCAGGCGGTCCGCGCGACCGCGGAGTGGCGCAACATCACGCTGATGATGGTCACCACCGAGGGCGAGCAGGCGCAGATCGTCCGTGCCCTCGCCGCCGGCGCGCACGAGTACGTCATCAAGCCGTTCACGCCGGACGCCATCGAGGACAAGCTTCAGCTGCTCGGGCTGGTGGGGGTGCGCGCATGA
- a CDS encoding chemotaxis protein CheX produces the protein MSALLLASDELRGLVDDIWTSLFETPLDQDAPMPDDPVTAFVDISGGWQGRVLVATTTEGALALAAHMLAVPESMVRETDLADAIGELANIVGGSVKSCVDGQSTLSLPNVSRFAPGAPGPDALQVLATWHHHPLCIRVAPARPLIPARRASSEGSTS, from the coding sequence ATGAGCGCACTGCTGCTCGCGTCCGACGAGCTGCGCGGTCTGGTCGACGACATCTGGACCTCGCTGTTCGAGACCCCGCTGGACCAGGACGCGCCGATGCCGGACGACCCGGTCACGGCCTTCGTCGACATCAGCGGCGGCTGGCAGGGCCGCGTCCTCGTCGCGACGACGACCGAGGGCGCGCTCGCGCTCGCCGCGCACATGCTCGCCGTGCCGGAGTCGATGGTCCGTGAGACCGACCTCGCCGACGCGATCGGCGAGCTCGCGAACATCGTCGGCGGCTCGGTGAAGTCGTGCGTCGACGGGCAGTCGACGCTGTCGCTGCCGAACGTCTCGCGCTTCGCCCCCGGTGCGCCGGGGCCCGACGCGCTGCAGGTCCTCGCGACCTGGCACCACCACCCGCTGTGCATCCGGGTCGCACCCGCGCGCCCGTTGATCCCCGCCCGGCGAGCCAGTTCTGAAGGGAGCACGTCGTGA
- a CDS encoding response regulator, translating into MKVLIVDDSRVMRQIVSRTLRQAGFDDLDLVEAENGRQGCEQVRAERPDLVLSDWNMPEMSGIEFLRNLRSTGDQTPFGFVTSEGTAEMRETATAAGALFLVAKPFTPEAFAEVLSPVLG; encoded by the coding sequence GTGAAGGTCCTGATCGTCGACGACAGCCGGGTGATGCGCCAGATCGTGTCGCGCACCCTCCGGCAGGCCGGCTTCGACGACCTCGATCTGGTCGAGGCCGAGAACGGCCGGCAGGGCTGCGAGCAGGTGCGCGCCGAGCGTCCCGACCTCGTCCTGTCCGACTGGAACATGCCGGAGATGAGCGGCATCGAGTTCCTGCGCAACCTCCGCAGCACCGGGGACCAGACTCCGTTCGGCTTCGTGACCAGTGAGGGCACCGCCGAGATGCGCGAGACCGCGACCGCCGCCGGGGCCCTGTTCCTCGTCGCCAAGCCCTTCACGCCCGAGGCGTTCGCCGAGGTGCTCTCCCCGGTCCTCGGTTAG
- the csrA gene encoding carbon storage regulator CsrA yields MLSRSQGESVMIGSDIVVTVLEVRGDVVRIGIDAPRDVKVHREEVYRALEQANREAAGADPAAEAELSKHLKIPPPMHD; encoded by the coding sequence GTGCTGAGTCGCTCCCAGGGCGAGAGCGTGATGATCGGCTCGGACATCGTGGTGACGGTGCTCGAGGTGCGTGGGGACGTGGTCCGGATCGGGATCGACGCGCCCCGGGACGTGAAGGTCCACCGCGAAGAGGTCTACCGGGCGCTGGAGCAGGCCAACCGCGAGGCCGCCGGCGCCGACCCCGCCGCCGAGGCGGAGCTGAGCAAGCACCTCAAGATCCCGCCGCCGATGCACGACTGA
- a CDS encoding PfkB family carbohydrate kinase — translation MGAVLALGSVNADFVVRTESSPAGPGSLAAHSLLRTSGGKAGNRAVLAARLGAPARLLAGVGDDDLAAQALRGPENAGVNLRAVRRRPGPTGYASIVVPTDGAKTILRVPNANDAWGEDETKVALEVDAAPDGSVVTVDCEIPVALVRAALEGARERGFVTVLDPAPPSRVSDELLALTDHLTPDHSEAAELTGVKISGSADAARAAEALRERGAGVVHVKLADGGCVTASADGVTLIEAPAVEVVDATGAGDAFAGALAVALLGGRSTLDAAAYAVAASTCAVTAYGSQESYPDPAALAPVLAAVLDRVRPLPVKKG, via the coding sequence ATGGGTGCCGTTCTCGCGCTGGGCAGCGTCAACGCCGACTTCGTCGTCCGGACCGAGAGCTCGCCGGCCGGCCCGGGGAGCCTGGCCGCGCACTCGCTGCTGCGGACCTCGGGCGGCAAGGCCGGGAACCGCGCGGTGCTGGCCGCCCGCCTCGGGGCGCCGGCACGGTTGCTCGCCGGGGTGGGGGACGACGACCTCGCCGCCCAGGCGCTGCGGGGCCCCGAGAACGCGGGCGTGAACCTGCGCGCCGTGCGCCGACGGCCGGGCCCGACCGGGTACGCGAGCATCGTCGTCCCCACCGACGGGGCGAAGACGATCCTGCGGGTGCCCAACGCCAACGACGCGTGGGGCGAGGACGAGACGAAGGTCGCGCTCGAGGTCGACGCCGCCCCCGACGGCAGTGTCGTGACCGTCGACTGCGAAATTCCTGTCGCGCTGGTCCGGGCGGCGTTGGAGGGGGCCCGGGAGCGGGGGTTCGTGACGGTGCTCGACCCGGCGCCCCCGTCGCGGGTGAGCGACGAGCTGTTGGCGCTGACCGACCATCTGACGCCCGATCACTCCGAGGCGGCGGAGCTGACCGGGGTGAAGATCTCAGGCTCGGCGGACGCGGCTCGTGCCGCGGAGGCGCTGCGGGAGCGCGGCGCGGGCGTCGTCCACGTCAAGCTCGCGGACGGTGGGTGTGTCACCGCCTCCGCCGACGGGGTGACGCTGATCGAGGCGCCCGCGGTGGAGGTCGTCGACGCCACCGGAGCCGGGGACGCCTTCGCCGGCGCCCTGGCCGTCGCCCTGCTCGGCGGTCGCTCCACCCTCGACGCCGCGGCCTACGCCGTCGCCGCCTCCACCTGCGCCGTCACCGCCTACGGGAGCCAGGAGTCGTACCCCGATCCCGCCGCCCTCGCCCCCGTCCTCGCGGCTGTTCTCGACCGGGTCCGCCCCCTCCCCGTCAAGAAAGGGTGA